Below is a genomic region from Xylophilus sp. GW821-FHT01B05.
CTTGTGCAGCCCAATGGACGCGAGGTTGTCCGCGCCGCCGATCACCGCGATCATCTGGCGCACGCCCGCGGCTTCGGCGGCGGTAGTGAGGGCGTCCAGCAGGCGCCGGCCGTGGCCGCCGCCAGTGGCGTCGTGGGCCAGGTAGATCGAGTTCTCCGCTGAGAAACGGTAGGCCGGGCGCGGCTTGAACCAGTTGCAATAGGCATAGCCGATCACCTTGCCGTGGCCGTCCTCGGCCACCAGCCAGGGCAGGCCGCGGGCCAGCACGTCGGCGCGGCGTGCGGCCATGTCCTCGACCGTGGGCGGCTCGGTCTCGAAGGTGCAGGTGCTGTGCAGAACGTAGTGGGCGTAGATCGCGGCAATGGCTGCAAGGTCGCTGTCTTGGGCGGGGCGTATAGGCGTCATGGTAGGAAAAGATATAATCAGCGGCTTTGCTGCGTGTCGCTGGCCGGGTGGCCATGTCGCGTGTCTCAACGTCGCAAAACCGAAACGGGGTGCTTTTGTCCCGTTTCCCACCCGAAGGATAAATCATGGTCGTCATTCGACTCTCCCGCGGCGGCTCCAAGGGCCGTCCGTTCTTCAACATCGTGGTTGCCGACAAGCGCACCCGCCGCGACGGTCGTTTCATCGAGCGTCTGGGCTTCTACAACCCGACCGCCAAGGGCGGCGAAGAAGGCCTGCGCATTGCCCAGGACCGTCTGTCCTACTGGACCGGCGTTGGCGCCCAGGCTTCCCCCACGGTCGAGCGTCTGATCCGTCAAGCCGCCAAGGCTGTGCCGGCTGCCGCTGCAGAAGCTGCTGTCGCTGCTTAAGGTGGCTGCGCCTGCGCCATCCGGTGCGGGCGATGCTCGCGCCATGCTGACCGGCCTCGAATCTGTCGAGCTGCCGGCCGATGCGATCGAAATCGGCCGCATCGTCGGCGCATGGGGCATCAAGGGCTGGTTCCGTGTCCTGCCCTACAGCGCCGACCCCGAGGCGCTTTTTTCTTCCAAGCGCTGGTTCCTGCAGCCGGCCGAGCGAGGTGCAAAAACCTTCTCCGGCACGCTGAAGCTCTCCATCCAGGAGGCGAAGGAGCATTCCGACTCCGTCGTTGCCAGTGCCAAAGATATTCCCGACCGCAATGCCGCCGAAGCCCTCAAGGGCGCGCGCGTGTTCATTCCGCGTTCGAGCTTCCCGACCGCCGCCACAGACGAGTACTACTGGGTCGACCTGATCGGCCTGGACGTGGTCAACCGCGAAGGCGTAGCGCTTGGCCAGGTGCGTGAGCTGCTGTCCACTGGCCCGCAAACGGTGCTGGTGCTGGCCTACGAGGCCGAGGGCAAGCCGCAGGAACGCATGATTCCGTTCGTTTCTGCCTTTGTCGATGGCGTGGATCTGCCGGGCCGTCGCATTACGGTCGACTGGCAGCCAGACTACTGATGGCGGACGGCGCCATGCGCTTCGACGTCATCACCCTGTTCCCCGAGCTTTTTGCGCCCTTCCTCGCGAGTGGCGTGACGCGCCGCGCCTACGAGAGCGGCCAGGTCGCGGTGCGGCTGTGGAACCCGCGCGACTACGCCCAGGGCAACTACCGCCGTGTCGACGACCGTCCCTTTGGTGGCGGCCCGGGCATGGTGATGCTGGCCGAGCCGCTGGCGCGCTGCCTGGAGGCGATCCGCGCCGACCGGGCCGAGGCGGTGCCGGCGCCGCTGGTGCTTTTTTCCCCCATTGGCACGCGCATCGACCATGCCGCGGTCGAGGGCTGGTCGGCCAGCGCCGGTGCGGTGCTGCTCTGTGGCCGCTACGAGGGGGTTGACCAGCGCTTCATCGATGCTTTTGTCGATCTGCAGCTGAGCCTGGGCGACTTCGTGTTGTCCGGTGGCGAGATCCCCGCCATGGCCTTGCTCGATGCCGTGGCCCGGCTGCAACCCGGCGTGTTGAACGATGCGGGCAGCCACCAGCTCGACAGTTTCAACCCCGCGCTCGATGGCCTGCTGGATTGCCCGCACTACACCCGGCCCGAGTCCTGGCAGGGGCGGGAAGTGCCCGCCGTGCTGTTGTCGGGCGACCACGCCAAGATCGAGCGCTGGCGTGGCGAGCAGCGCCTTGCGCTCACTGCGCAGCACCGTCCTGATCTGCTGCCGGCAAAAAAGCTATAATGCTGGGTTCCCGATCCTCTACCTGGCCGCGGTAGGTGGGCTTGGTGCCTCTGGTGCCGCCCCTACACCGCCTTTAGTGCAGCGCAGGCAAGATCGACATACAGGAAATCATGAGCAACCTCATCCAGATCCTCGAGCAGGAAGAAATCGCCCGCCTGGGCCGTCCGATCCCCGCGTTTGCCCCCGGCGACACGGTTGTCGTCAGCGTCAACGTCGTTGAAGGCACCCGCAAGCGTACCCAGGCCTTCGAAGGCGTGGTCATCGCCAAGCGCAACCGTGGCCTCAACAGCGGCTTCATCGTGCGCAAGATCTCCAGCGGCGAAGGCGTGGAGCGTACGTTCCAAACCTACAGCCCGCTGATCGCCAGCATCGAAGTCAAGCGCCGTGGTGACGTCCGCCGCGCCAAGCTGTACTACCTGCGTGACCGCAGCGGCAAGTCGGCACGTATCAAGGAAAAGCTGCCAGCTCGCAAGAAGCCAGCAGTCGCACCGACCGCTGCTTGATCGACGCGAAGCGCTTCGCTTCTGCCTCAGCCGCTGCCGCCTTTGCGCCAGCGGCTTTTTTCTTTTGTAGCCCCTGTGACCTCGCCCGCCGCTCCTCCCGCACCGCTCATATCCCTCTCCAGCCTGCCCGGTTTTGATCCGCGCCAGGTGCCGGTGGTGGGGGTGGACGACCACCTGCCGGCCGTGCCGGCCGAGCGCTGGAGCCCGGATGCGCTGCGATTGCGTTTTCACACGCCGCCGGCATGGGAGCCGGATGTGCGGCGCGAGCCGGTCTTCAGCAACCGCCGGCCTGCAGACGCTGCGGTGCTACTGGGCATCGTGCAGCGCGCCGTGCCCACGGTGCTGCTGACCGAGCGCACGGCGAACCTGTCCAACCACTCTGGCCAGGTGGCTTTTCCGGGCGGCCGGGCTGACCCGGGGGACGCCGATGTGGCGGCCACCGCACTGCGCGAGGCGCAGGAAGAAGTTGGGCTGGACGGCCACCATGTGCAGGTGCTGGGCAGCCTGCCGACCTATGCCACGGTGACTTCCTTCATCGTCACGCCGGTAGTGGCGCTGGTGGCCGC
It encodes:
- the rplS gene encoding 50S ribosomal protein L19, with amino-acid sequence MSNLIQILEQEEIARLGRPIPAFAPGDTVVVSVNVVEGTRKRTQAFEGVVIAKRNRGLNSGFIVRKISSGEGVERTFQTYSPLIASIEVKRRGDVRRAKLYYLRDRSGKSARIKEKLPARKKPAVAPTAA
- a CDS encoding CoA pyrophosphatase — protein: MTSPAAPPAPLISLSSLPGFDPRQVPVVGVDDHLPAVPAERWSPDALRLRFHTPPAWEPDVRREPVFSNRRPADAAVLLGIVQRAVPTVLLTERTANLSNHSGQVAFPGGRADPGDADVAATALREAQEEVGLDGHHVQVLGSLPTYATVTSFIVTPVVALVAADCQLQPNPYEVADVFEVPLAFLMDPANHRRHVVQLPGGAREWFSMPWTDPATGKEHFIWGATAGMLRNFYRFLSA
- the rpsP gene encoding 30S ribosomal protein S16; protein product: MVVIRLSRGGSKGRPFFNIVVADKRTRRDGRFIERLGFYNPTAKGGEEGLRIAQDRLSYWTGVGAQASPTVERLIRQAAKAVPAAAAEAAVAA
- the rimM gene encoding ribosome maturation factor RimM (Essential for efficient processing of 16S rRNA), with the translated sequence MLTGLESVELPADAIEIGRIVGAWGIKGWFRVLPYSADPEALFSSKRWFLQPAERGAKTFSGTLKLSIQEAKEHSDSVVASAKDIPDRNAAEALKGARVFIPRSSFPTAATDEYYWVDLIGLDVVNREGVALGQVRELLSTGPQTVLVLAYEAEGKPQERMIPFVSAFVDGVDLPGRRITVDWQPDY
- a CDS encoding N-acetyltransferase family protein, whose translation is MTPIRPAQDSDLAAIAAIYAHYVLHSTCTFETEPPTVEDMAARRADVLARGLPWLVAEDGHGKVIGYAYCNWFKPRPAYRFSAENSIYLAHDATGGGHGRRLLDALTTAAEAAGVRQMIAVIGGADNLASIGLHKAAGFTSTGVFQSCGWKFDRWLDVVLMQRPLGAGDSSPPA
- the trmD gene encoding tRNA (guanosine(37)-N1)-methyltransferase TrmD, coding for MRFDVITLFPELFAPFLASGVTRRAYESGQVAVRLWNPRDYAQGNYRRVDDRPFGGGPGMVMLAEPLARCLEAIRADRAEAVPAPLVLFSPIGTRIDHAAVEGWSASAGAVLLCGRYEGVDQRFIDAFVDLQLSLGDFVLSGGEIPAMALLDAVARLQPGVLNDAGSHQLDSFNPALDGLLDCPHYTRPESWQGREVPAVLLSGDHAKIERWRGEQRLALTAQHRPDLLPAKKL